One Chanodichthys erythropterus isolate Z2021 chromosome 22, ASM2448905v1, whole genome shotgun sequence DNA window includes the following coding sequences:
- the qpctlb gene encoding glutaminyl-peptide cyclotransferase isoform X1 encodes MLSSFSTMCYSFPATAVDLIEQWCASPGLVVQFNPCFGIFRKHKMSRLRYKVATVRWNCSVARCDQPRICHVRLLLLCLCVLVAMTLTLAISLSNQHTIEFDLPPRPPDLFKDKLNHQPGKPTVAQVKRLVSQVSWSRLWYSHLRPILTERQPGSRGSRAVRKHIFSQLDSLSAGWSVDVDSFISETPRGPVSFSNILAVLDPKAPRRLLLACHYDSKFIPTDPSDPQKVFVGASDSAVPCAMMLELVTALDPHLKKHKQLVRQSVTISSSRKPLSEMSRVTLQLVFFDGGEAFEQWSQTDSLYGSRHLADYMSRTPHPPGSEQTTLLNAVVRRDACDLLVLLDLIGAPDPMFVNHFENTARWFDRLIAAEKRLHNLGLLTSHAKEQSYFVKDVNMGAVEDDHLPFLQRGVPVLHMIATPFPSFLHTMEDTAEKVHGHTVENLTKVLVVFLAEYLRL; translated from the exons ATGCTCTCGTCATTCAGCACTATGTGCTATTCATTTCCAGCGACTGCAGTGGATTTGATAGAGCAGTGGTGTGCCAGTCCAGGACTAGTGGTACA GTTTAATCCCTGTTTTGGCATCTTTCGTAAACACAAGATGAGCCGCTTACGGTACAAAGTAGCGACTGTCAGATGGAACTGCTCTGTCGCGCGCTGTGACCAGCCACGCATATGCCACGTGCGACTGCTGCTGCTGTGTTTGTGCGTGCTGGTGGCAATGACATTAACACTGGCTATATCACTATCTAACCAACACACGATAGAGTTTGACTTACCTCCCAGACCTCCCGACCTGTTCAAAGACAAG CTGAATCACCAGCCAGGAAAACCCACAGTTGCCCAGGTGAAGCGGCTCGTCTCACAGGTGAGTTGGAGTAGACTTTGGTATTCCCACCTGCGACCCATTCTCACCGAACGACAGCCAGGAAGTCGTGGGAGTCGGGCTGTTCGAAAA CACATCTTTTCTCAACTGGATTCTCTTTCGGCGGGCTGGTCTGTCGATGTGGACTCCTTCATCTCTGAAACCCCTCGTGGCCCTGTTAGCTTCTCTAATATCCTGGCTGTTTTAGACCCAAAGGCTCCTCGACGATTGCTTTTGGCTTGTCACTATGACTCCAAATTTATACCGACAGATCCAAGTGACCCACAGAAGGTGTTTGTGGGTGCTAGTGATTCAGCTGTGCCCTGTGCTATGATGCTGGAACTGGTCACAGCTTTGGACCCACACCTCAAAAAGCACAAGCAGCTGGTGAGGCAAAGTGTTACAATCTCATCTTCAAGAAAACCGCTTTCAGAg aTGTCCAGGGTAACACTGCAGTTGGTCTTCTTTGATGGAGGAGAGGCTTTCGAGCAGTGGTCTCAGACAGACTCGCTATATGGCTCACGGCACCTCGCAGACTACATGTCTCGCACTCCTCACCCGCCGGGTTCTGAACAAACCACGCTGCTGAACGCTGTGGTGAGACGTGAtgcttgt GATCTCCTTGTTCTTTTGGACCTTATTGGTGCCCCTGATCCCATGTTTGTGAATCACTTTGAGAACACAGCTCGCTGGTTTGACCGCCTTATCGCTGCTG AGAAAAGACTTCATAATTTGGGGCTCCTTACTTCCCATGCCAAAGAGCAGAGTTATTTCGTAAAGGATGTGAACATGGGGGCAGTTGAAGATGATCATCTTCCTTTCCTTCAGAGAG GAGTTCC